One Desulfobulbus oligotrophicus DNA segment encodes these proteins:
- the secD gene encoding protein translocase subunit SecD: MNSILKLKIGLVVFLLVFAGLALTPSLYHDLPDWWKKYLAPAGLKLGLDLQGGMHLVLQVDLEKAAENSLDLAASDFKSALAEQNINAVRMESANPKSVLFTLPNIGAVETVKQILSERFPNLDTQVLAETGSFPRVTLQLKRDEIDFIKKNSVNQSLEIIRNRIDQFGVAEPIVLRQGDNQIVVQLPGVKDPQRAMDLIGQTAQLEFKMVAEDPGTHLMELVEEAVKTGQWQEGESRKQLNLALQHRLPQGTEIYFEKTIDQKTKRESRVPILLETPVLMTGEMVKNAQVRIGGQFNEPYVSLDLTSRGGQVFATITEKSVGRRLAIVLDEIVRSAPVIREKILGGSAQISGNFTHNEATDLAIVLRVGALPAPVDVVQNLTVGASLGQDSIDKGIFSGLVGTLFVVIFMVFYYRTSGIIADIAMVLNILLLFVGLALFGATLTLPGIAGIILTIGMAVDANVLIYERMRDEFALGKSLRAGVDAGFSRAFSSIIDGHITTLITALALFLFGTGPIKGFAITLSIGLILNLFAVLFFCRTVYDVLFTYKKLNKLNFFSFIKKSNFDFMRVRKVAYSISTALAVLGLIAFIQIVRGQANMGVDFSGGVLLQYRAEKPFALDEIRHALQNHGYHGVELQEVTGKNELIVKLKQSEEQLGNISDEITDLLNKEQADKNFSMESKSEIGASTSADLRSKAVISIILSMVGVWIYLAFRFDLRFGLAAAASTFHDVLAVLGICWLFDKELTLLIITALLTLAGYSLNDTVVIFDRIRENMRNNPELPFHEIINNSINQVLARSIITTLTVLFTVLSLFLLGGSTIHDFSFALLIGLAIAAYSSIFVAVPMLTLKWRGSR, from the coding sequence ATGAACTCCATCTTAAAGCTCAAAATCGGGCTGGTAGTATTCTTACTCGTCTTTGCAGGATTGGCCCTCACCCCTTCACTGTATCATGACCTGCCGGACTGGTGGAAAAAATATCTTGCTCCTGCCGGCCTCAAACTTGGCCTGGACTTACAAGGTGGTATGCATTTAGTTCTGCAGGTCGATCTGGAAAAAGCTGCCGAGAACTCCCTTGACCTTGCCGCTTCAGACTTCAAATCAGCTCTGGCTGAACAGAACATCAACGCTGTGCGGATGGAGTCGGCGAACCCCAAAAGTGTACTGTTCACCCTCCCCAACATTGGCGCGGTGGAGACTGTCAAACAAATTCTTTCAGAACGGTTTCCCAATCTCGACACCCAGGTTCTCGCCGAGACCGGCTCTTTCCCGCGGGTTACCCTGCAGTTAAAACGAGATGAGATCGATTTTATTAAAAAGAATTCGGTCAACCAGTCCCTTGAAATCATCCGGAACCGTATTGATCAATTCGGTGTTGCCGAGCCGATTGTTCTTCGGCAGGGGGACAACCAGATTGTTGTGCAACTCCCTGGTGTCAAGGACCCGCAGCGGGCAATGGATCTCATTGGGCAAACTGCACAGCTGGAATTCAAAATGGTGGCTGAAGACCCGGGAACACACCTGATGGAGCTGGTCGAGGAGGCAGTAAAAACTGGCCAATGGCAGGAAGGTGAAAGCAGAAAGCAGCTCAACCTGGCTCTCCAGCACCGATTACCCCAGGGTACAGAAATATATTTTGAAAAAACAATTGACCAGAAAACCAAAAGAGAATCCCGGGTACCCATTCTTCTTGAAACCCCGGTCCTGATGACCGGTGAGATGGTGAAAAATGCGCAGGTCCGGATCGGGGGGCAGTTTAATGAGCCTTACGTCAGCCTGGACCTTACTTCCCGTGGCGGGCAGGTCTTTGCAACCATAACTGAAAAAAGTGTGGGTAGACGGCTGGCCATTGTTTTGGACGAAATCGTCCGTTCCGCCCCGGTCATTCGTGAAAAAATACTGGGGGGCAGCGCACAGATTTCGGGCAACTTCACCCACAACGAGGCCACTGATCTGGCAATTGTCCTTCGGGTCGGCGCGTTACCCGCTCCGGTTGATGTGGTGCAAAACCTGACTGTCGGTGCCAGTCTGGGGCAGGACTCCATTGACAAGGGCATATTTTCCGGACTGGTCGGGACACTGTTTGTTGTCATCTTTATGGTCTTTTACTATCGAACCTCCGGGATAATCGCCGACATTGCGATGGTGCTGAACATCCTCCTGCTCTTTGTAGGCCTGGCACTTTTTGGCGCAACCCTGACTCTACCCGGTATTGCCGGTATTATTCTCACCATCGGTATGGCAGTTGATGCTAACGTCCTTATCTACGAACGAATGCGTGACGAATTCGCCCTTGGAAAATCACTTCGCGCCGGTGTGGATGCGGGGTTTAGCCGTGCCTTTTCAAGTATCATTGACGGCCACATCACCACACTGATCACGGCTTTAGCCCTGTTTCTCTTTGGTACCGGCCCGATCAAAGGATTTGCCATTACGCTGTCCATAGGGCTCATACTCAACCTCTTTGCTGTCCTGTTCTTCTGCAGAACAGTTTATGATGTCCTGTTTACGTACAAAAAACTCAACAAGCTCAACTTCTTCAGCTTCATAAAAAAATCGAACTTTGATTTTATGCGAGTCAGGAAAGTCGCTTACAGTATATCTACCGCCCTCGCTGTCTTGGGCTTAATCGCCTTTATTCAGATAGTTCGCGGTCAGGCAAACATGGGGGTTGATTTCTCTGGAGGCGTCTTATTGCAGTACAGGGCGGAAAAACCATTTGCTCTGGATGAAATACGGCATGCCCTGCAAAATCACGGCTACCACGGGGTGGAACTGCAGGAAGTAACCGGCAAAAATGAACTCATTGTAAAGTTAAAACAATCGGAAGAACAGCTTGGTAATATCAGTGACGAAATAACAGACCTCCTCAATAAAGAACAGGCAGACAAAAATTTCTCCATGGAAAGCAAGTCTGAAATCGGTGCTTCAACCTCTGCTGACCTGCGCAGCAAGGCTGTTATCTCCATCATCCTCTCCATGGTCGGAGTCTGGATCTATCTGGCATTCCGGTTCGACCTGCGCTTCGGTCTGGCTGCCGCTGCTTCCACATTTCATGATGTCTTAGCCGTTCTTGGTATATGTTGGCTCTTTGACAAGGAGTTGACCCTCCTCATTATCACAGCTCTTCTTACCCTGGCAGGATATTCGTTAAATGATACGGTGGTTATCTTTGATCGAATCCGTGAAAATATGCGGAACAATCCGGAGCTTCCTTTTCACGAGATCATCAACAACTCAATCAACCAGGTTTTAGCACGCTCCATCATTACGACCCTCACCGTGCTTTTCACGGTACTCTCCCTCTTTTTGCTGGGTGGTTCAACAATCCATGATTTTTCGTTTGCCCTGCTTATTGGTCTGGCTATTGCCGCATACTCATCTATTTTTGTTGCCGTTCCCATGCTGACTCTTAAATGGAGAGGTTCTCGATGA